The following proteins are encoded in a genomic region of Phragmites australis chromosome 9, lpPhrAust1.1, whole genome shotgun sequence:
- the LOC133928686 gene encoding CBL-interacting protein kinase 18 produces MMETEKNGNILLQRYEVGRLLGQGTFAKVYHGRNIVTSQSVAIKVIDKDKIFKVGLMEQIKREISVMKLVRHPNIVQLYEVMATKSKIYFVLEYVKGGELFNKIAKGKLREDAARKYFQQLISAVDFCHSRGVYHRDLKPENLLVDENGNLKISDFGLSALAESRRQDGLLHTTCGTPAYVAPEVISRKGYDGAKVDTWSCGVILFVLMAGYLPFQDSNLMEMYRKIGKAEFKCPPWFPSDVRKLVSRILDPNPRTRMPITKIVESFWFKKGLDSKLLQKNMEMKGKVTALTDVNVVFSSTGSSNSKTVDEKQDAAKVTNLNAFDIISLSEGFSLSGLFEETEKRKEARFTSSQSASAIISKLEDVATCSKLTVKKKEGGVLKMEGANEGRKGVLVIDAEVFEVTPSFHLVEIKKNNGDTLEYENLWKQDMKPALKDIVWAWQGEHQDRQIEDHK; encoded by the coding sequence ATGATGGAAACAGAGAAAAATGGGAACATTCTGCTACAAAGGTATGAGGTTGGTAGATTACTGGGGCAGGGAACTTTTGCCAAGGTTTATCATGGTAGGAACATAGTGACATCACAAAGTGTCGCTATCAAGGTGATTGACAAGGACAAAATTTTCAAGGTTGGCCTAATGGAGCAGATCAAACGGGAGATATCAGTGATGAAATTAGTAAGGCACCCCAACATTGTACAACTTTATGAGGTCATGGCTACCAAATCAAAGATATATTTTGTTCTTGAATATGTCAAGGGTGGTGAATTGTTTAACAAAATAGCTAAAGGTAAGTTAAGAGAAGATGCTGCAAGAAAGTACTTTCAACAGTTGATAAGTGCTGTTGATTTCTGCCACAGTAGAGGTGTGTATCATCGTGATCTAAAGCCAGAAAACCTACTCGTTGATGAGAATGGGAACCTGAAAATTTCAGATTTTGGATTGAGTGCTCTTGCTGAGTCTAGACGCCAAGATGGCCTCCTACACACTACCTGTGGTACTCCAGCATATGTGGCACCTGAGGTTATCAGCCGAAAAGGGTATGATGGTGCAAAGGTTGACACTTGGTCCTGTGGGGTGATCCTATTCGTTCTCATGGCTGGTTATCTACCTTTCCAAGATTCAAATTTGATGGAGATGTACAGAAAGATTGGGAAAGCAGAGTTCAAATGCCCTCCTTGGTTTCCATCGGACGTACGGAAGCTAGTATCGAGAATTCTTGACCCAAACCCTAGGACTAGAATGCCAATTACAAAAATAGTGGAATCCTTTTGGTTCAAAAAAGGTCTTGACAGCAAGCTACTCCAAAAGAATATGGAGATGAAGGGGAAAGTAACAGCTCTCACTGATGTTAATGTGGTTTTCTCATCCACAGGTAGCAGTAACAGCAAAACGGTTGATGAGAAACAAGATGCAGCAAAAGTCACCAACCTTAATGCTTTCGATATTATTTCCCTTTCAGAAGGCTTCAGTCTCTCAGGCTTGTTTGAGGagactgaaaaaagaaaagaggcaaGATTCACATCTAGTCAATCAGCTTCAGCTATTATCTCAAAACTAGAGGATGTTGCCACATGTTCAAAGCTGACtgtaaagaagaaagaaggtgGTGTGCTGAAAATGGAAGGTGCAAATGAAGGAAGGAAAGGTGTCTTGGTTATCGATGCAGAGGTCTTCGAAGTTACTCCTTCCTTTCATTTGGTAGAGATCAAGAAGAATAATGGGGATACACTAGAATACGAAAACTTGTGGAAGCAGGACATGAAACCAGCCCTCAAAGACATTGTTTGGGCATGGCAAGGTGAACATCAGGATCGGCAGATTGAAGATCATAAGTAG